The Alphaproteobacteria bacterium genome contains a region encoding:
- a CDS encoding valine--tRNA ligase: MLDKTFDPQSIEGDIYKAWEASGAFACDPNSPKKPYTIMMPPPNVTGSLHVGHALTYTIQDILIRFKRMQGLDVLWQPGTDHAGIATQFVVERQLAEKNITRQDLGRDAFIEKIWEWKGESGDMIVRQQRRLGISPDWARQRFTLDEGLSQAVTKVFVSLYKEGLIYKDKRLVNWDPKLQTAVSDLEVISEESKGHLWYIQYPLVDQEGTFITVATTRPETMLGDVAVAVHPEDERYQHLIGKHVHLPLTERTIPIVGDEYCDPSKGSGAVKITPGHDFNDFEVGRRHNLPLINILDKSACLNENVPNNYQGLTIDKARSQVLADLEVLGLLEKTDTIVNTVPHGEKSGVQIQPWLTDQWFVDAKTLAIPAIKAVEDGRTKFIPEHSQATYFEWLRNIQPWCISRQIWWGHQVPVWYGPDGHAFVEETEEEARIQAVAYYGDAVDLTRDTDVLDTWFSSALWPFSTLGWPEKTPELKRYYPTDVLDTGFDIIFFWVARMMMMGLHFMKEVPFKTVYIHGMVRDEKGSKMSKTKGNVIDPLTYMDKFGTDALRFSLAALAVPGRDLKLGESRIESGRNFMTKIWNAARFLQMNDCTYDEAFDPKTCQHTVNRWIVGQITLLTARVIEALDAYRFDEAASHIYQFVWGTYCDYYLEFLKPIFQDENLAKEARQTAAWAFVQIMKIAHPVTPFITEVLWKEFTGGKVGLLMNQSWPIPLEATDTSARQEMDWIVQVISGIRSRRAEFNVPPASTLPLHVYEATPEIQARLSRHEAILLRLGRIEAIQTFAEKPPALKEAALFIVENSPIILPLSGSIDIPAEIKRLQEELSKLSSEIESCNKRLSNPDFMERAKPEIIEEMQDRLEAFGERKGKIDEALSRLRG; encoded by the coding sequence ATGCTTGACAAAACTTTTGATCCCCAATCGATAGAAGGCGACATTTATAAAGCCTGGGAAGCCTCTGGCGCCTTTGCGTGCGATCCAAATTCCCCAAAAAAACCTTATACAATTATGATGCCCCCACCAAATGTAACTGGTAGCCTGCATGTGGGTCACGCGCTGACCTATACTATCCAAGATATTTTGATTCGCTTTAAGCGCATGCAAGGGTTGGATGTTTTGTGGCAACCGGGCACAGACCATGCCGGAATCGCCACTCAATTTGTCGTAGAGCGTCAGTTGGCGGAGAAGAACATCACCCGTCAAGATTTGGGGCGCGACGCCTTTATTGAGAAAATTTGGGAATGGAAGGGAGAATCGGGCGATATGATCGTGCGTCAACAACGTCGCCTCGGCATTTCTCCGGATTGGGCCCGCCAGCGCTTTACCTTAGATGAAGGGTTGAGTCAGGCGGTAACAAAAGTCTTCGTTTCCCTTTATAAAGAAGGATTGATTTATAAGGATAAGCGCCTGGTCAATTGGGATCCGAAACTGCAAACAGCCGTGTCAGATTTGGAAGTTATTTCAGAAGAGTCAAAGGGACATCTTTGGTACATTCAATATCCGCTTGTTGACCAAGAAGGAACATTTATCACAGTCGCCACGACCCGCCCGGAAACGATGCTGGGAGATGTTGCCGTTGCGGTTCATCCCGAAGATGAACGCTATCAACACCTCATCGGCAAGCATGTTCATTTGCCCCTCACCGAGCGTACAATCCCCATTGTAGGCGATGAATATTGTGACCCTAGCAAGGGGAGTGGTGCGGTTAAAATAACCCCGGGCCACGATTTTAACGACTTTGAAGTGGGCCGACGCCACAATCTTCCCCTCATTAATATCCTGGACAAGAGTGCGTGCCTGAACGAAAACGTGCCCAACAATTATCAGGGATTAACGATTGATAAAGCCCGCAGTCAAGTGCTGGCGGACTTGGAGGTCTTAGGGCTTCTTGAGAAAACAGACACCATCGTGAATACGGTTCCCCATGGAGAGAAGTCTGGTGTTCAAATTCAGCCTTGGCTCACGGACCAATGGTTTGTGGATGCGAAGACCTTGGCAATCCCGGCTATAAAAGCCGTAGAAGATGGCCGCACCAAGTTCATTCCAGAACACTCCCAAGCCACTTATTTTGAATGGCTGCGCAACATTCAACCGTGGTGTATCTCCCGCCAAATCTGGTGGGGACATCAAGTGCCCGTATGGTATGGACCGGATGGTCATGCTTTTGTGGAAGAAACCGAAGAGGAAGCCCGCATTCAAGCGGTGGCCTATTATGGCGATGCTGTTGACCTGACCCGCGACACAGACGTCCTCGATACGTGGTTTTCATCAGCCCTTTGGCCTTTCTCGACCTTAGGATGGCCTGAAAAAACCCCCGAGCTCAAGCGCTATTATCCAACGGATGTGTTGGATACTGGCTTTGACATTATATTCTTTTGGGTTGCGCGCATGATGATGATGGGTCTGCACTTTATGAAAGAAGTTCCCTTTAAAACAGTCTACATTCACGGCATGGTTCGTGATGAAAAGGGCTCCAAGATGTCCAAAACAAAGGGCAATGTGATTGACCCTTTAACCTATATGGACAAATTTGGCACGGACGCTTTGCGCTTTTCTTTGGCTGCATTAGCCGTCCCAGGGCGGGATCTGAAACTTGGCGAATCCCGCATTGAGAGTGGGCGAAACTTCATGACAAAGATTTGGAATGCGGCCCGCTTCTTGCAAATGAACGACTGTACCTATGACGAAGCATTTGACCCCAAAACCTGCCAGCACACCGTAAATCGCTGGATCGTTGGCCAAATCACTCTCCTTACTGCCCGAGTAATAGAAGCTCTTGACGCTTATCGTTTTGATGAAGCAGCGAGCCATATTTACCAATTTGTTTGGGGAACCTACTGCGACTATTATTTGGAATTCCTCAAACCCATTTTCCAAGATGAGAATCTCGCTAAGGAGGCCCGCCAAACAGCGGCATGGGCGTTTGTTCAAATCATGAAAATTGCCCACCCCGTCACCCCTTTCATCACAGAAGTCTTGTGGAAGGAGTTTACGGGCGGGAAAGTCGGATTGCTCATGAACCAATCCTGGCCCATCCCTCTCGAGGCAACAGACACCTCTGCGCGCCAAGAAATGGATTGGATTGTTCAAGTTATCAGCGGTATTCGCTCACGTCGCGCCGAGTTCAATGTCCCGCCTGCTTCAACCCTTCCTTTGCATGTCTATGAGGCAACACCAGAGATTCAAGCCCGCCTCTCCCGTCACGAAGCCATCCTCTTACGACTGGGGCGCATCGAGGCCATTCAGACGTTTGCAGAAAAGCCACCGGCCTTAAAAGAAGCCGCCCTCTTTATTGTGGAAAACTCTCCCATCATTCTGCCCTTAAGCGGCAGCATTGATATCCCGGCTGAAATTAAGCGTCTGCAAGAAGAGCTTTCTAAGTTAAGTTCCGAGATTGAGAGCTGCAACAAGCGTCTGTCCAATCCAGACTTCATGGAACGTGCAAAACCAGAGATTATCGAGGAGATGCAAGATCGCCTCGAAGCGTTTGGGGAGCGAAAGGGGAAAATCGACGAGGCATTGTCACGCCTGCGGGGGTAG
- a CDS encoding DEAD/DEAH box helicase: protein MSAIPNLKLSDQPLELEVHPIELEVHPIELEVHPIELEVHPIELDVQPIELDVQPIELEVHPIELDVQPIELDVQPIELDVQPSELPELKPLQKPLQKSEQKLEQKGASDTFDSFAFPESITQSLKDMGISCPTPVQAATIAIAIEGQDVMASAQTGTGKTLAYTIPLMVRLLASPHSNALVLAPTRELAAQVRDVLRQLLGRRPSFNMALLIGGESMGKQFAQLKGRPRIIVGTPGRICDHLNRGSLSLKNTGFLVIDEADRMLDMGFSIQLDEIAKFLPKDRQTLMFSATMPGNIIKLSQKYLQDPARVSVDSTTKAAPKIKQEIIRTTPGDKFPNLLRELNEREGSVIVFVKTKRGADQLAEKLRKQDLSADSIHGDLKQRQRDRAILHFRNSRTRIMVATDVAARGLDIPHIRHVINYDLPQCPEDYIHRIGRTARAGSEGNALCLICPDDNAKWNAINRLMNPGAPKEPANQGGGRSGPKSYRGRSGSGRVQATGESRSDFPRRKEGTGGGFGKSTGKTWGKPRREGDQPSSNSSGKSWGKPGTESSGNSWGGPRTDSSGAADWKSSWKSGGKAEGQSSDRRSPVNASGGKTWTPRGESTGAPGRKPAGKTWGQPRSDASGGQPPRKPWGGGNNKPSGFNPSGAKKGPNKRFSRGA, encoded by the coding sequence ATGTCAGCAATTCCCAACTTAAAATTAAGTGATCAACCTCTAGAGCTCGAAGTGCACCCTATAGAGCTCGAAGTGCACCCTATAGAGCTCGAAGTGCACCCTATAGAGCTCGAAGTGCACCCTATAGAGCTTGATGTGCAACCTATAGAGCTTGATGTGCAACCTATAGAGCTCGAAGTGCACCCTATAGAGCTTGATGTGCAACCTATAGAGCTTGATGTGCAACCTATTGAGCTCGATGTGCAGCCTAGTGAGCTTCCTGAGCTAAAACCTTTGCAAAAACCTCTTCAAAAATCTGAGCAAAAACTTGAGCAAAAAGGCGCAAGCGACACGTTCGATTCCTTCGCTTTTCCGGAAAGTATTACACAATCCTTGAAAGACATGGGTATCAGCTGTCCAACGCCAGTGCAGGCCGCGACAATTGCTATTGCCATTGAAGGCCAAGACGTTATGGCTTCTGCTCAAACGGGTACGGGCAAAACTTTGGCTTATACCATTCCCTTAATGGTGCGACTACTCGCATCCCCTCACAGCAACGCGCTTGTGTTAGCGCCGACAAGAGAACTTGCGGCACAGGTTCGCGATGTGTTGCGTCAACTTTTGGGCCGTCGCCCTTCATTCAACATGGCGCTGCTGATTGGTGGTGAATCCATGGGCAAACAATTTGCCCAATTGAAGGGTCGTCCTCGTATTATCGTTGGAACGCCTGGACGTATTTGTGATCACTTGAACCGGGGCAGTTTAAGCTTGAAAAATACCGGATTCCTCGTTATCGACGAAGCCGACCGCATGTTGGATATGGGCTTTAGCATCCAGTTGGATGAGATTGCCAAATTCTTGCCAAAAGATCGTCAAACCTTGATGTTTTCGGCAACGATGCCAGGTAACATCATTAAATTGTCGCAAAAGTACTTGCAAGATCCTGCGCGTGTGAGCGTGGATTCAACAACAAAAGCTGCACCAAAGATTAAGCAAGAGATTATTCGCACGACCCCAGGCGACAAATTCCCCAATCTATTGAGAGAGTTAAATGAGCGTGAAGGGTCTGTGATCGTCTTCGTTAAAACAAAACGGGGAGCCGACCAATTGGCAGAAAAGCTTCGTAAACAAGATTTAAGCGCGGATTCCATCCACGGTGATTTGAAACAACGCCAGCGCGATCGTGCCATTTTACATTTCCGCAATAGCAGAACTCGAATCATGGTGGCAACAGACGTAGCTGCGCGTGGTCTGGATATCCCACACATTCGCCACGTCATTAACTATGACTTGCCGCAATGTCCGGAAGATTATATCCACCGTATTGGCAGAACAGCTCGCGCCGGGTCTGAAGGTAATGCTTTGTGTCTCATTTGTCCGGATGATAATGCCAAGTGGAATGCAATCAATCGCTTGATGAATCCAGGGGCGCCAAAAGAACCAGCCAATCAAGGCGGTGGGCGTTCTGGTCCAAAGTCTTATCGGGGTCGCTCAGGCAGCGGAAGAGTTCAAGCAACCGGTGAAAGCCGTTCTGACTTTCCACGCCGCAAAGAGGGCACTGGAGGTGGTTTTGGTAAATCCACGGGAAAAACATGGGGAAAACCGCGCCGTGAAGGCGATCAACCCTCTAGCAACTCTTCTGGAAAATCATGGGGCAAACCAGGGACAGAATCTTCTGGAAATTCTTGGGGGGGTCCAAGAACCGACTCTTCAGGGGCGGCAGACTGGAAATCAAGCTGGAAATCAGGGGGCAAAGCTGAAGGTCAATCTTCTGACAGAAGATCACCCGTAAACGCCAGCGGCGGCAAAACATGGACACCTCGCGGAGAATCAACAGGCGCACCGGGCCGTAAGCCAGCCGGCAAGACCTGGGGCCAACCGCGTAGCGATGCATCCGGTGGTCAACCACCCCGTAAACCATGGGGTGGAGGAAATAACAAACCGTCTGGTTTTAATCCATCCGGCGCCAAAAAGGGCCCCAACAAGAGATTTTCTCGCGGGGCTTAA
- a CDS encoding YbaB/EbfC family nucleoid-associated protein — MKNINQMMKQAQQMQAKMAEMQEQLNLVEMTGASGGGMVKVTVNGKSEMKALSIDPSLVDPKEVEVLEDLIIAAFNDAKAKVEAHVAEEMGKITGGLNLPGGMKLPF, encoded by the coding sequence ATGAAAAATATCAATCAAATGATGAAGCAAGCGCAGCAAATGCAAGCAAAAATGGCTGAAATGCAAGAACAATTGAATTTGGTGGAAATGACCGGCGCCTCTGGGGGCGGCATGGTCAAAGTGACTGTGAATGGCAAGAGCGAGATGAAGGCTTTGAGCATAGATCCCTCTCTCGTTGACCCCAAAGAAGTCGAAGTCTTAGAAGACTTGATCATTGCAGCCTTTAATGATGCCAAGGCAAAGGTTGAAGCTCATGTTGCTGAAGAAATGGGAAAAATTACCGGCGGATTGAATCTGCCAGGGGGCATGAAGCTGCCCTTTTGA
- a CDS encoding 50S ribosomal protein L11 methyltransferase — protein sequence MFWRIFFHCDPAIAADLGAALEEHVSAVSWFETKDIDVWVVEAITTTEPDKGLFSRILSTACAPLNVIVPPLLIEELPETDWLEATWKNFPPRQIGRYYVYGSHTVPKPPEGSVTLEINAATAFGSGEHETTTTCLMTLDDLAKQGFAPQKPLDMGCGSGILGMAIAKTWNVPVIAADIDPESVRVTTNNAELNKCDGLVKAYVSEGFECWQVTDHGPYDLIVANILATPLIEMAPSLAQSLAPEGLVILSGLLSRHRDDIVKAYAAHGLHLVSHRTLNDWEALLLKKMA from the coding sequence ATGTTTTGGAGAATTTTTTTTCACTGTGATCCGGCCATAGCCGCAGACCTTGGTGCTGCTTTGGAGGAGCATGTTTCTGCTGTTTCCTGGTTTGAGACTAAGGATATTGATGTTTGGGTTGTCGAAGCGATTACAACCACTGAGCCGGATAAGGGCCTTTTTTCGAGAATTCTTAGCACGGCTTGTGCTCCCTTAAATGTAATTGTCCCTCCCCTCCTCATCGAAGAACTTCCTGAAACCGACTGGCTCGAGGCCACTTGGAAGAACTTCCCGCCCCGCCAAATCGGACGGTATTATGTATATGGAAGTCACACCGTTCCCAAGCCCCCGGAAGGATCTGTGACGCTAGAGATCAATGCGGCAACGGCTTTTGGTTCCGGGGAACATGAGACCACCACAACATGCCTTATGACGCTTGATGATTTAGCCAAACAGGGATTTGCGCCTCAAAAACCTCTGGATATGGGCTGTGGCTCTGGCATCTTGGGCATGGCCATTGCGAAAACCTGGAATGTGCCGGTCATTGCAGCAGACATAGACCCAGAGTCCGTGCGAGTAACCACCAACAATGCGGAACTCAACAAATGTGATGGGCTCGTGAAAGCATATGTCAGTGAGGGATTTGAGTGCTGGCAAGTGACAGACCATGGCCCCTATGACTTGATTGTGGCCAATATTTTGGCAACCCCTCTCATTGAGATGGCGCCTTCTCTCGCGCAATCCCTTGCCCCCGAAGGTCTCGTGATTTTGTCCGGATTGTTGAGTCGGCATCGTGATGACATCGTCAAAGCTTATGCAGCTCATGGGCTTCATTTGGTGAGCCACCGAACCCTCAATGACTGGGAAGCATTGCTGTTGAAGAAGATGGCATAA
- a CDS encoding RluA family pseudouridine synthase, with amino-acid sequence MEIITIIVEKEDEKQRLDKFLAQALSPLTRTRIKALMDDNKLECCGEIITSASRKVQEGEVYTLKIPPAIDDYPHAEDIPLSIIYEDDDLLVLDKPAGMVVHPAPGHRESTLVNALLAHCKESLSGIGGVRRPGIVHRLDKETSGLMVVAKNDIAHQGLSAQFTNRTLSRSYLAIVWGIPQPKEAIIEGDIGRSPKNRQKMAVVPSGGKPAITHYCVIKRFFAKDDVSQSISMVRCELETGRTHQIRVHMAHIGHPLVGDPVYGRVPKWAKKAFAPEVVAFPRQALHAFQLKFLHPRSGELMIFEAPLPADLETLISFL; translated from the coding sequence TTGGAAATCATCACCATCATCGTTGAAAAAGAAGATGAAAAACAAAGGCTCGACAAATTTTTAGCACAAGCCCTTTCCCCCTTAACCCGGACGCGCATCAAAGCTCTCATGGACGATAATAAGCTGGAGTGTTGTGGCGAAATTATCACATCCGCATCCCGCAAAGTGCAGGAAGGTGAGGTCTATACCTTAAAGATACCCCCCGCGATCGATGACTATCCCCATGCGGAAGACATTCCATTATCCATTATTTATGAAGATGATGATCTGCTCGTTCTTGATAAACCTGCAGGTATGGTTGTTCACCCAGCACCTGGCCACCGTGAATCAACATTGGTGAATGCGCTTCTAGCTCATTGTAAAGAAAGTCTTTCCGGCATCGGTGGCGTGCGTCGCCCAGGAATCGTACATCGCCTGGATAAGGAAACGAGTGGCTTGATGGTTGTGGCAAAGAATGATATCGCCCATCAAGGCTTAAGCGCCCAATTTACCAATCGCACGCTTTCTCGTTCCTATTTGGCCATCGTGTGGGGAATTCCTCAACCCAAAGAGGCGATCATTGAAGGAGATATTGGACGAAGCCCCAAAAATCGCCAAAAAATGGCTGTGGTCCCGAGCGGCGGAAAGCCAGCCATCACCCATTATTGCGTGATCAAACGGTTTTTTGCCAAAGACGACGTATCTCAAAGCATTTCCATGGTTCGGTGTGAACTCGAAACGGGACGGACCCACCAAATTCGTGTCCACATGGCCCATATCGGGCATCCGCTCGTTGGTGATCCGGTTTATGGGCGCGTCCCCAAATGGGCCAAGAAAGCCTTTGCCCCCGAGGTCGTAGCTTTCCCTCGCCAAGCTCTGCATGCTTTTCAGTTAAAATTCCTACATCCTCGCTCGGGAGAGCTCATGATTTTTGAGGCCCCTCTTCCCGCAGATCTAGAGACTTTAATATCGTTCTTATAG